GTGGGAGCCGGGCCGGTCAGGGCCGGCGCGTGCCAGGCCCCGCAGACCACGGCGACCCGTTCGTGGCCGCGCCGCCTGGCGGCCCTGAGCACCTTGCGCATGTGGGCCTCGCGGCGCAGGGTGCGCGGATCGGTCTCGGGGGCGGCCTCGCGCAGCAGTCCGATGGCCCCGGTGAGGTCGTCGAAGGGGTCCCCCTCGCTGCGCAGTTCCACCGCGTCCTCCCACCAGACCTCTGGGTCGTCATAGCCAGCGATCCGCGCCAGCTCGCCGATGGGGTCGGTGCGGTGGCCGGCCTGCGGGTCCCCCTCGGGCGCCTCCCCGGCCAGTGCTTCGGCGTCGCCGTTGGGCCGGACGGCCTCGGTGCCCTCCTCGCCCGCCGGGTCCTGCCGGCCGGTGGCGGCGAGTGTCATGGCGGCGGGCAGGTCCATGAAGTGGGTCTCGGCGCCGTGCCGGGCGGCCCAGCCCAGCGCCTGCCACTCCGGTGAGAACACGGCCATCGGCCAGAACGCGGCATTGGCGGGACGGTCGGTCTGCCAGGCAAGCAGCGCCACGGGCGGCCTCATGGCGGGGTCGGCGACCCATTCGATGAGCTTGTCCGCGTCGGCGGGACCCTCGATGAGCACGCAGTCCGGAGCGTAGACGTCGAGCGCGGCCGCGAGAGCGCGGGCCGATCCGGGCCCGTGGTGGCGCACCCCGAAGACCCGCACCGGCGGGAGCGCCGCGACCTCGGCGCTGCTCACTCGTCCACCTCACGGCAGGCGCGGTAGAAGTCGGTCCAGTCGGACCGCTCGCGCACCACGGTCTCGAGGTATTCGGTCCAGATAGCCCGGTCCGACACCGGGTCGGAGACGACGGCGCCGAGGATGCCGGCGGCCACGTCCCTGGGGCGCAGCACGCCGTCGCCGAAGTGGGCGCTCATGGCCAGCCCGTTCGTCACCACCGAGATGGCCTCGGCGGTGGACAGCGTGCCTGAGGGGCTCTTGAGGCTCGTCGCGCCGTCCTCGGTGGCGCCCTGGCGCAGTTCTCGGAACACGGTGACGACGCGGCGGATCTCGTCGACCGCCTGGTCGGCGGGCGGCAGCTGGAGGGCCGAGCCGAGGTCCCGGACGCGGCGGGTGACGATCTGCACTTCCTCCTCGGCGGAGGCGGGTAGCGGGAGCACCACGGTGTTGAAGCGGCGGCGCAGGGCCGAGGACAGGTCGTTGACGCCCCGGTCGCGGTCGTTGGCGGTGGCTATGAGGTTGAAGCCGCCGCGGGCCTGCACCTCGCTGCCGAGCTCGGACACGGGCAGGGTCTTCTCGCTGAGCACGGTGATGAGGGCGTCCTGGACGTCGGAGGGCATGCGGGTGAGTTCCTCGATACGGGCGATGCGGCCCGAGCCCATGGCCTCCATGACGGGTGAGGGCACGAGTGCGGCCT
This genomic stretch from Actinomyces qiguomingii harbors:
- a CDS encoding ATP-binding protein; translated protein: MNDQITLLRPHAEQRYAGELAALAAVDDRPRPVNWRLSPWAVVTYLMGGTLGDGTVITPKYVGNRRLAEIAVATLATDRALLLLGVPGTAKSWVSEHLAAAISGSSTLLVQGTAGTAEEAVRYGWNYARLIAEGPSQAALVPSPVMEAMGSGRIARIEELTRMPSDVQDALITVLSEKTLPVSELGSEVQARGGFNLIATANDRDRGVNDLSSALRRRFNTVVLPLPASAEEEVQIVTRRVRDLGSALQLPPADQAVDEIRRVVTVFRELRQGATEDGATSLKSPSGTLSTAEAISVVTNGLAMSAHFGDGVLRPRDVAAGILGAVVSDPVSDRAIWTEYLETVVRERSDWTDFYRACREVDE